Part of the Bacillus cabrialesii genome is shown below.
TTTTCCGAATTGCTTCATTTCCACGGGGGTGGGCGCGGTGACATTCATGGGTCCTGAGATGCCATTGTCTTCCATCGCGTATCGGATCATCTGGGCGGCATCCTCGACATGAATCCATGACAGCCACTGCCTGCCCGTTCCGATCGTGCCGCCGGCCAGAAGCTTATAGGGAAGAACCATGAGTGGGAGAGCCCCTTTTTCTCCGAGCATTACGCCAAATCTCGCATAAACCGTCCGAATGCCCATCGCTTCAATTTTCTGTCCTTCCTTTTCCCACATATGCGCAGTATGGCTGAGAAAATCCTCATCTGATGTGGGAGAATCCTCTGTGAAGGTTTTCTCGAGACTTGTGCCGTAAATACCGACGGCACTGGCCTGGATCAGCGCCTTTGGTTTTTCCTTCTGTTTATGAATAAGCCGCTGCACTTCACGTGTCGCATTGATACGGCTGGAGAGAATGTGCTGTTTCGTTTTTTCTGTCCAGCGGCCAAAAATCGATTTTCCCGCAAGATTTACCCAGACATCAATATGCGGAAGCTCCTGTTCCGGCACAGCTCCCTCCGTCAGCCATTGAACATATGTGATATTTTTTTGTTCAGTTTCCCTTGCGTTTCTTGATAAAATATAAACATGGTGCCCCTGGCGCGTAAGAACGCCTGTCAGATGCCGGCCGAGAAAACCGGTTCCGCCCGTCATTGCGATATTCATGAATATCTCTCCTCATCGTTCTAATAAATATACTTTACCTCATTTTAATAAAAGAAAACGCGTTTCAGGCCTGAGAAGGGAGATTAAGATGCCATTTATTACAAAAATATCAGCGCAAAAAAAGAATACGGAACGCTTCAATATTTTTCTGGATGAAAAATACGCCTTCAGCGTGGACGCGGACGTGCTCGTAAAATTTGAGCTCAAAAAGGGAAAAGAGCTCGATGATCTAGACATCATTGAGATTCAATACGGAGATGAAGTGAAGAAAGGCTTCAACCGTGCGCTTGAATTTTTATCCTACCGCATGAGATCAACGAAAGAGGTTGAGGACCATTTAAAGAAAAAAGAAACCTCGGCGCCGGTTATTGCGGAAGTCATCCATAGGCTTAACGATTACAAGTACTTAAACGACCAGGAATTTGCCGCGGCTTATGTCAGCACCCACAAAAAAACGAACGGAAAAGGACCTGACGTTTTGTTCAGAGAGCTGAGAGCAAAGGGGATCGACGACGATACAATTAAGGAGGCGCTGAGTTCCTTTTCCTTTGAAGATCAGACGAGAGAAGCGGTCAAGCATGTTGAAAAGCTTCTCAAAAAAGATAAAAAACTTTCGACGAAAGAGCTTAAACAGCGCGCCCAGATGCAGCTTCAGCGCAAAGGCTTCTCATTTGATGTCATCAGCGCGGCTATGGAGCAGATTGAATATGAAAATGATGAAGACACAGAGAAAGAAGCGCTGCGCCTTCACGCGGAAAAAGCGTTTAGAAAATACCGCTATGACGGCTCATATGAAAGTGCCATGAAGGTCAAACAATTTTTGTTCCGCAAAGGATTCTCACTCGATTTAATCGAGCAATTTCTGCAGGAAGAGGAGTAGCTGAAAAATGGAGAAACGATACAGTCAAATGACACCGCACGAACTCAATACCGAAATCGCATCACTTTCTGAAAAAGCAAGAAAAGCCGAACAGCTTGGAATCATAAACGAACTGGCAGTGCTCGAACGGAAAATTACGATGGCAAAAGCATATTTGCTGAACCCGGAAGATTTCTCACCGGGAGCAGCGTATCGTGTGGAAGACACTGAGGACGAGTTTACGATCAGCTATTTAAATGGCGTTTTCGCATGGGGATACAGAACCTCGTCCCCTGATCAAGAGGAGGCGCTGCCAATCTCAGTATTGCAAGAAAAGAAGCAAGCGTAACAGGGAGGCTGAATATCAGCCTCTTTTTTTGTGCAGCACATTTAGACGAAATCTTAAAGAAAAAATCATTGAATTCACTCCAAAAATCTTTTAAGATGAAAACCGTTGTTTTTTAAAATCAAGGAGGCGATGACGTTGAGTATCAAAAACCCATCTGTAAAATTTATTATATTTGTACTTATGATTTGTACATTCTCAATCGGATACACAGAATACGCAGTAATGGGGATCTTGACGTCGATTGCCAATGACTTTCATATACAGGTTTCATCTGCGGGGCTTCTTGTGACTGCTTATGCGGCAAGCGTCTGTTTGACAGGCCCAATCGTTACAATCATTGCCGTCAAGCTTCCGAGAAAGCCTGTGCTGCTTGGATTGATGGCGGTTTTTATCCTTTCCAACCTGATGAGCGCGCTGGCGCCGAATTTTGCGGTATTGGCCGTTTCAAGAATTTTATCTGCTTCCATTCATGGCGCTTTCTTTGCGATCGCAATGGTATTTGCCAGTGAAATGGTCCCGCCGGAAAAGCGTGCCGCAGCCGCAGCCTCAATGAACGGCGGACTGACAGTGGCTCTGATGCTGGGTGTTCCATTCGGATCCTATCTCGGAGATGTCCTGAATTGGAGAGCCGTGTTTTCCATCATTACGGCGCTTGGCGTCATTGGATTCCTAGGCCTCATGGCTGCCGTGCCGAACAGAAAACCAAAAGTGATCCCGATGCTAATGAATGAGTGGGGGGTATTTAAGCACAAACAGGTGCTGTATTCCTTCGCGATTACAATCTTAGGCTATTCCGGCGTCTTTATCGCCTATACTTTTATCGAACCGATTTTGAGACATTCAGCCGGATTCAGCACAGTCGGCATTACAGGCGCTCTCTTTGCATATGGATTAGGGGGCGTTGCAGGGAATTTCTTTGCGGGAAAAGTGCCGCTTCCTTTGCTGACTCGGACGATGATCGGCGTGATGATCGGTTTGATCGGTGTGCTTGCCGTATTTCCTTACATCGCCATTTATCCGGCCGCTGCCGTTGTTGGAACGTTTTTATTCGGGGCATGCGCATTCGGCACGCCGCCTTTGCTGCAAACGAAGGTCATTTCTTCATCTGAGGGCGGCACAACCATTGCCGCCGCTGTCAGTGTGTCAGCGTTTAACCTTGCTAATGCGTTAGGTGCGTGGATCGGAGGAATGATTTTAAGCGGAACGGGCTCTTATTCCTGGCTGTTTGCGGGCGGAGCGCTTATGACCGCATGCGGTCTCGTGCTTTCGACCTTCGCACACGTGTCAGAAAAGAAGAGCGTTTACGAGTATCAAGTCAATAAAGGATAAAAAAACAGCTGCAGCGCATGCAGCTGTTCTTCTTTACCGTTTGCCGGAAGCTCTCATTCTTTCTTGAGGATGCTGATTGATGGATCCGTCAGCACGCTTTGAAGCATAGTCGTCCTTTGCTCTCGGTTCACCCTGAAATTTGTTTTCGTTTTCGTAAGGAAATCCTTTTTCCTTATTCCGGACCATGTCATTTCCCCCTAGGTTCGAGATCAAAAAGTTGCGTCTTTCCAGATGAAGACGTAAGGTTAGTATATGGAGAACAGCACGTTTTAAAGCGTCATTTTTTTCCTGAAGAAAGGAGACTGCACACATGAATACGTACATTGAGAAACTGACAAATCTGCTTCTGGAAAAGAACGATATGATCAGCTATATACAGGCAAAAACATGGGTGGAATTGCTATGGAGCGATTTTGAAGCAACCTATGCAAAAGCCGGACACGCCTATCAAGGTGAAAAAATGACCGAAAAAATCGTCTCACAATGGATCGAAAACTATGGCGGCCAGCTCCACCTTTTCCAAAGCTCCCGTGATGATGTGAACGACTATTTAAACCAAAGCAAAGGCCTTTTGCATTAAAAAACCTGCCGTTATCGTCCGGCAGGTTTTTTCATTTCCTTAAAATTACTTTAACAGGCAGAAAAATAAACAAAACGGGTTTCACCAGCCTGTCAATCAGGGAATACCACTTATATCTTGTCAAATGCGAGGAGGAGCTTTATATGAAAAAGAAACAAGCAATGCTCGCTTTAACAGCTGCCGCAGGACTGGGTTTGTCAGCACTTTATTCCGCTCCCGCAGCACAAGCTGCGCCCCTTCACGACATTTCTGCCAGCATGCCATCATCCGATACTTACATCATAAAAGCAGGAAAGCTGAATGTCCGGACTGAGCCAAATCATAAAGGTGACATTCTCGGCACTTTATCATCAGAACAAAAAGTCACAGTCATTGGATTTGCAAATGACGATTGGGCTCAAATTCACTTCAAAGGAAAAAAAGCATATATTTCAACACACTTCTTAATGAAAACCGCAAGCCAAGCGAAAACAGCGAAACAGACAGCCTTTTATGCGCCGACACCTGAAAACGGAAAAGCCAAACAGCTCTCATCCGGTACAGAGGTGACAATACTCGGGTGGGGATTCAGTAAAAACGGGGGATTTGACTTCACATGGGCGTTCGTTGATGATGGCGGAGTTAAGGGCTATATTCAGACAAAGGACTTACAAATCCGATAAATTAAGGCAAGCCGGGGCTTGTCTTTTTGCCTGGATATGAAACATTTCTTCTTTCTGCACGTAACAATGAGAAAGGAGATGATGATATGGCGGGTATAGTCAGCGGAGGGCTCATGATCATTGCGGGTATATTGATCAAACTGTTTCCTCCCAAATCCATCAACAGTCTATACGGATACAGAACGAGACGCTCAATGTCAGATCAAAGATTATGGAATGAAGCGAACCGTTATAGTGCATCATTAATGATCCTGTCAGGCTTGGTCATTGCGGCGTTGGGTTTGCTGCTGAGGTCCAACTTGATCATTCTGCAGCTAATCCTGCTGCTTGCCGCCTGTGTGATTACGTTTATGCTAACTGAGAAAAAGCTGAAAAACATGACGCACAGTCAAGGAGGAGATAGAAGTGGACGGAGTTAAATGCCAGTTTGTCAAAACAAACGGAATCACGCTCCACGTTGCGGCCGCAGGGCCGGAGGACGGCCCGTTACTTGTCCTGCTCCATGGATTTCCTGAGTTTTGGTACGGCTGGAAAAACCAAATTAAACCGCTCGCCGACGCCGGTTACCGGGTCATTGCTCCTGATCAGCGGGGCTACAATCTCAGTGACAAACCGGACGGAATTGATTCATACCGGATTGATACATTAAGAGATGATATCATTGGGCTTATTACGCAATTCACAGATGAAAAAGCAATAGTCATCGGTCATGACTGGGGAGGGGCTGTCGCATGGCATTTGGCTTCAACACGCCCCGAATATGTTGAAAAGCTGATCGCGATCAACATTCCGCACCCGCACATTATGAAAACCGTAACGCCTGTTTATCCGCCGCAATGGCTGAAAAGCTCGTATATCGCATTCTTCCAGCTGCCCGACATACCGGAGGCATCACTAAAGGAAAATGATTATGAAACATTAGATAAGGCGATTGGATTATCGACCCGTCCCGAACTTTTCACGTCCGAGGATGTCAGCAGCTACAAAGAAGCGTGGAGCCAGCCTGGGGCCCTGACAGCTATGCTGAACTGGTACAGAGCTCTCAGAAAAGGCAGCCTTGCAGAGAAACCCGCTTACGAAACAGCACCTTACCGGATGATCTGGGGAATGGAAGACCGTTTTTTAAGCAGAAAGCTTGCGAAAGAGACGGAAAGGCGTTGCCCGAATGGACATCTCATTTTTGTTGATGAAGCTTCCCATTGGATTAACCACGAAAAACCAGACATCGTCAATCAGCTTATTTTGGAATATCTTAAAAACCAATAAGTCAGATTTTCTCTGCATCCGTCTGTCATAATGGCAGACTTTTTCTGTGCGTTTTTTTCATAGTCTGTTTTAAACATGACAAAATAACATTAAAAATCTTGAATGTCATCATAAAAATGTAACAAAAAACAGGTTTAAACGACTTTTAAAAAAGGAATAGCCTTACTGAAGATTTGTGCAAAACTCCCCTAAGGCAATACTTAAAAAGAATAATAAAAAGAAGGTGCCTTAATGAAGAAAGGATTAATTTCGATTATTATCCCGTCTTACAATGAAGGGTATAATGTCAAACTCATTCATGAATCTTTGAAAAAGGAATTCAAAAGCATTCATTATGACTATGAAATATTCTTCATAAACGACGGAAGTGTTGATGACACGCTTCAGCAGATCAAAGACTTGGCAGCCGTATGCAGCCGGGTAAAATAC
Proteins encoded:
- a CDS encoding TIGR01777 family oxidoreductase, with translation MNIAMTGGTGFLGRHLTGVLTRQGHHVYILSRNARETEQKNITYVQWLTEGAVPEQELPHIDVWVNLAGKSIFGRWTEKTKQHILSSRINATREVQRLIHKQKEKPKALIQASAVGIYGTSLEKTFTEDSPTSDEDFLSHTAHMWEKEGQKIEAMGIRTVYARFGVMLGEKGALPLMVLPYKLLAGGTIGTGRQWLSWIHVEDAAQMIRYAMEDNGISGPMNVTAPTPVEMKQFGKTIARVKHRPHWLPVPEFFLSKALGEMSLLIVKGQRALPKKAITSGFRFTYSDLEFALSQLITDGKAV
- the recX gene encoding recombination regulator RecX yields the protein MPFITKISAQKKNTERFNIFLDEKYAFSVDADVLVKFELKKGKELDDLDIIEIQYGDEVKKGFNRALEFLSYRMRSTKEVEDHLKKKETSAPVIAEVIHRLNDYKYLNDQEFAAAYVSTHKKTNGKGPDVLFRELRAKGIDDDTIKEALSSFSFEDQTREAVKHVEKLLKKDKKLSTKELKQRAQMQLQRKGFSFDVISAAMEQIEYENDEDTEKEALRLHAEKAFRKYRYDGSYESAMKVKQFLFRKGFSLDLIEQFLQEEE
- a CDS encoding YfhH family protein; its protein translation is MEKRYSQMTPHELNTEIASLSEKARKAEQLGIINELAVLERKITMAKAYLLNPEDFSPGAAYRVEDTEDEFTISYLNGVFAWGYRTSSPDQEEALPISVLQEKKQA
- a CDS encoding MFS transporter — its product is MSIKNPSVKFIIFVLMICTFSIGYTEYAVMGILTSIANDFHIQVSSAGLLVTAYAASVCLTGPIVTIIAVKLPRKPVLLGLMAVFILSNLMSALAPNFAVLAVSRILSASIHGAFFAIAMVFASEMVPPEKRAAAAASMNGGLTVALMLGVPFGSYLGDVLNWRAVFSIITALGVIGFLGLMAAVPNRKPKVIPMLMNEWGVFKHKQVLYSFAITILGYSGVFIAYTFIEPILRHSAGFSTVGITGALFAYGLGGVAGNFFAGKVPLPLLTRTMIGVMIGLIGVLAVFPYIAIYPAAAVVGTFLFGACAFGTPPLLQTKVISSSEGGTTIAAAVSVSAFNLANALGAWIGGMILSGTGSYSWLFAGGALMTACGLVLSTFAHVSEKKSVYEYQVNKG
- a CDS encoding small, acid-soluble spore protein K; its protein translation is MVRNKEKGFPYENENKFQGEPRAKDDYASKRADGSINQHPQERMRASGKR
- a CDS encoding YfhJ family protein, with product MNTYIEKLTNLLLEKNDMISYIQAKTWVELLWSDFEATYAKAGHAYQGEKMTEKIVSQWIENYGGQLHLFQSSRDDVNDYLNQSKGLLH
- a CDS encoding SH3 domain-containing protein, giving the protein MKKKQAMLALTAAAGLGLSALYSAPAAQAAPLHDISASMPSSDTYIIKAGKLNVRTEPNHKGDILGTLSSEQKVTVIGFANDDWAQIHFKGKKAYISTHFLMKTASQAKTAKQTAFYAPTPENGKAKQLSSGTEVTILGWGFSKNGGFDFTWAFVDDGGVKGYIQTKDLQIR
- a CDS encoding SdpI family protein, which translates into the protein MAGIVSGGLMIIAGILIKLFPPKSINSLYGYRTRRSMSDQRLWNEANRYSASLMILSGLVIAALGLLLRSNLIILQLILLLAACVITFMLTEKKLKNMTHSQGGDRSGRS
- a CDS encoding alpha/beta fold hydrolase — translated: MDGVKCQFVKTNGITLHVAAAGPEDGPLLVLLHGFPEFWYGWKNQIKPLADAGYRVIAPDQRGYNLSDKPDGIDSYRIDTLRDDIIGLITQFTDEKAIVIGHDWGGAVAWHLASTRPEYVEKLIAINIPHPHIMKTVTPVYPPQWLKSSYIAFFQLPDIPEASLKENDYETLDKAIGLSTRPELFTSEDVSSYKEAWSQPGALTAMLNWYRALRKGSLAEKPAYETAPYRMIWGMEDRFLSRKLAKETERRCPNGHLIFVDEASHWINHEKPDIVNQLILEYLKNQ